Proteins encoded by one window of Nocardia goodfellowii:
- a CDS encoding DUF485 domain-containing protein, with product MSIDLDKGGSEPARVPSAEEFAEVQSSPQFQELRSRLRRFVFPMTALFLLWYVSYVLLGAYAHDFMATKVFGNINTGLLLGLAQFVSTFVITGLYVRFANKELDPRAAAIRNYMEGEKA from the coding sequence ATGAGTATCGATCTCGACAAAGGCGGCTCCGAGCCGGCCCGCGTCCCGAGCGCCGAAGAGTTCGCCGAGGTGCAATCGAGTCCGCAGTTCCAGGAGTTGCGAAGCCGCCTGCGGCGCTTCGTGTTCCCGATGACCGCGCTGTTCTTGCTCTGGTACGTGAGCTATGTGCTGCTCGGCGCCTACGCGCACGACTTCATGGCCACCAAGGTGTTCGGCAACATCAACACCGGTCTGCTGCTCGGGCTCGCACAGTTCGTGTCCACCTTCGTGATCACCGGCCTCTACGTCCGGTTCGCCAACAAGGAACTGGACCCGCGCGCCGCCGCCATCCGCAACTACATGGAAGGCGAAAAGGCATGA
- a CDS encoding VOC family protein → MSDVKPIPDGYPVVSPGLAVDGCAAAIDFYKQVFGASERMRMPRPDGKIAHCELVLGNSLLMLGDPAPEMEFLDPKTIGGTPVNLHVYVPDSDAAFAAALQAGARELTPMATQFYGDRSGSFEDPWGHRWTVATHVEDVPPAEMDKRMSEMFENG, encoded by the coding sequence ATGTCTGATGTCAAACCCATCCCCGACGGATATCCGGTGGTCTCGCCGGGTCTGGCGGTCGACGGCTGCGCCGCCGCGATCGATTTCTACAAGCAGGTGTTCGGCGCGTCGGAGCGGATGCGCATGCCCCGGCCCGACGGCAAGATCGCCCATTGCGAACTCGTGCTGGGCAACTCGCTGCTCATGCTGGGCGATCCCGCGCCGGAAATGGAATTCCTGGACCCGAAGACGATCGGTGGCACGCCCGTCAACCTGCACGTCTACGTTCCGGACTCCGACGCCGCGTTCGCCGCCGCCTTGCAGGCCGGGGCACGGGAACTCACCCCCATGGCCACCCAGTTCTACGGCGATCGCAGCGGCTCGTTCGAGGACCCGTGGGGTCACCGCTGGACCGTGGCCACCCATGTCGAAGACGTGCCGCCGGCGGAGATGGACAAGCGCATGTCCGAAATGTTCGAGAACGGCTAA
- the lspA gene encoding signal peptidase II: MSDDRPSEDNPLSTDSDSYSAESQERRDANSAGAPSVAHEPVSGPPRRLRTVLLIAAVLLGLDLLTKTIAVAQLTPGDPVYLIGDWARFSLVRNPGAAFSMATGMTWLLTLVAAGVVIGVIRIGRTLRSLWWAIGLGMVLGGALGNLIDRLFRAPGPLQGHVVDFVAIGWWPVFNVADSAIVCGAILLVALTVFGFEPDGTRHGQNDNAKAEEQAA, encoded by the coding sequence GTGAGTGATGACCGCCCGTCCGAGGACAATCCACTATCGACAGATTCCGACAGCTACTCCGCCGAGTCCCAGGAACGTCGGGACGCGAATTCCGCCGGTGCGCCCAGTGTGGCGCACGAGCCCGTATCCGGCCCGCCGCGGCGGTTGCGCACCGTCTTGCTGATCGCGGCGGTGCTGCTCGGCCTGGACCTGCTCACCAAAACCATCGCCGTCGCGCAGCTCACCCCGGGTGATCCGGTCTACCTGATCGGCGATTGGGCCCGATTCTCACTGGTACGCAACCCGGGCGCGGCGTTCTCCATGGCCACCGGCATGACCTGGCTGCTGACCCTGGTCGCGGCCGGCGTGGTCATCGGCGTCATCCGGATCGGGCGCACCCTGCGTTCGCTGTGGTGGGCGATCGGATTGGGCATGGTGCTCGGCGGCGCGCTCGGCAATCTGATCGACCGGCTGTTCCGGGCCCCGGGGCCGTTGCAGGGCCATGTCGTCGATTTCGTGGCGATCGGCTGGTGGCCGGTGTTCAACGTGGCCGACTCCGCGATCGTGTGCGGTGCGATTCTGCTGGTGGCGTTGACGGTGTTCGGTTTCGAACCGGACGGCACGCGGCACGGGCAGAACGACAACGCTAAGGCTGAGGAGCAGGCGGCATGA
- a CDS encoding solute symporter family protein, with protein MKLAATQYLAAETVGEPLANIGIFALFVVITMVVVIRASRNTRTAADYFTGGRGFSGPQNGIAIAGDYLSAASFLGIAGAIAVYGYDGFLYSIGFLVAWLVALLLVAEMLRNTGKFTMADVLSFRLKQGPVRTAAALTTLTVSLFYLLAQMAGAGGLVALLLDISSKSGQALVIAVVGILMIVYVLVGGMKGTTWVQIIKAVLLIAGAAAMTIMVFAKFGFNLSEILGSAQNMVSDSTNKAVASRDVLAPGAQYGGSSMSKLNFLSLGLALVLGTAGLPHVLMRFYTVPTAKEARRSVVWAIALIGAFYLFTLVLGYGAAAIVGPDRILAAAGGQNSAAPLLAFELGGVILLGVISAVAFATILAVVAGLTITASASFAHDIYAGVIKRGNVDEHKQVRVSRITAVVIGVLAIGLGILANGQNIAFLVALAFAVAAAANLPTILYSLFWKRFNTTGALFSMYGGLISTIVLIVFSPAVSGNKTAMLPNSDFDYFPLSNPGIVSIPLAFALGVIGTFLGGGRPESQALAAEMEVRSLTGVGAEKAIVH; from the coding sequence ATGAAGCTCGCCGCTACGCAGTACCTGGCCGCCGAGACCGTCGGCGAGCCGCTGGCGAATATCGGCATCTTCGCCCTGTTCGTCGTCATCACCATGGTCGTGGTGATCCGGGCCAGCCGGAACACCCGCACCGCCGCCGACTATTTCACCGGCGGCCGCGGCTTCTCCGGTCCGCAGAACGGCATCGCCATCGCCGGCGACTACCTGTCCGCCGCAAGCTTTCTCGGCATCGCCGGCGCCATCGCGGTGTACGGCTACGACGGGTTCCTGTACTCCATCGGCTTCCTGGTGGCCTGGCTGGTCGCGCTGCTGCTGGTCGCCGAAATGCTCCGCAACACGGGCAAATTCACCATGGCCGACGTGCTGAGCTTCCGGCTCAAGCAGGGGCCGGTACGTACCGCTGCCGCACTCACCACGCTCACCGTGTCGCTGTTCTACCTGCTGGCCCAGATGGCGGGCGCCGGTGGCCTGGTGGCGCTGCTGCTCGACATCTCCAGCAAGTCCGGCCAGGCCCTCGTGATCGCCGTGGTCGGCATCCTGATGATCGTGTACGTGCTGGTCGGCGGCATGAAGGGCACCACGTGGGTGCAGATCATCAAGGCGGTGCTGCTGATCGCCGGCGCCGCGGCCATGACGATCATGGTGTTCGCCAAGTTCGGCTTCAATCTCTCCGAGATTCTCGGTTCGGCGCAGAACATGGTCTCCGATTCCACGAACAAGGCCGTCGCCTCCCGGGACGTGCTCGCCCCCGGCGCGCAGTACGGCGGCAGCTCGATGTCCAAGTTGAACTTCCTGTCACTGGGTCTGGCGCTGGTGCTCGGCACCGCGGGTCTGCCGCACGTGCTGATGCGCTTCTACACGGTGCCGACCGCGAAAGAGGCTCGGCGCTCGGTGGTGTGGGCGATCGCCCTGATCGGCGCCTTCTACCTGTTCACCCTGGTGCTGGGCTACGGCGCGGCCGCCATCGTCGGACCGGACCGGATTCTGGCCGCCGCGGGCGGGCAGAACTCGGCGGCGCCGCTGCTGGCGTTCGAACTCGGCGGCGTGATCCTGCTCGGCGTGATCTCCGCGGTCGCTTTCGCGACGATCCTCGCGGTGGTCGCCGGTCTGACCATCACCGCCTCGGCGTCCTTCGCCCATGACATCTACGCCGGAGTCATCAAGCGCGGCAACGTCGATGAGCACAAGCAGGTGCGGGTCTCGCGGATCACCGCGGTCGTGATCGGCGTCCTGGCGATCGGTCTCGGCATCCTGGCCAATGGACAGAACATCGCATTCCTGGTGGCGCTGGCCTTCGCGGTGGCGGCGGCGGCGAACCTGCCGACCATCCTGTACTCGCTGTTCTGGAAGCGTTTCAACACCACGGGCGCGCTGTTCAGCATGTATGGCGGTCTGATCTCCACCATCGTGCTGATCGTGTTCTCACCCGCCGTGTCGGGCAACAAGACCGCGATGCTGCCCAATTCCGATTTCGACTACTTCCCGCTGTCGAACCCCGGAATCGTCTCCATCCCACTGGCTTTCGCGCTCGGCGTGATCGGCACCTTCCTCGGTGGCGGCAGGCCGGAGAGCCAGGCCCTGGCCGCGGAGATGGAAGTTCGTTCGCTCACCGGTGTCGGTGCTGAAAAGGCGATCGTGCACTGA
- a CDS encoding DUF6529 family protein produces the protein MSADPNATTVRRERPARPAAIVLPLLAGAAVAVILGVYGKVHDPRFFSVNVAGFSSPTAVKTWLATLAFVLALAQLFSAAALYGKIRPLAQASWPGPVHVWSGRLAVLTTVPVAVHCLYALGYQDSTTRVLLHSLFGCFFYGAFVAKMLLLTRKGLPGWVIPIAGGVVFSGLTFVWLTSALWFFLNNGLTF, from the coding sequence ATGTCGGCTGATCCGAACGCGACCACCGTCCGGCGGGAGCGGCCCGCACGCCCGGCGGCCATCGTGCTTCCCCTACTCGCCGGTGCGGCGGTCGCCGTGATCCTCGGGGTGTACGGCAAGGTCCACGACCCGCGCTTCTTCTCGGTGAACGTGGCCGGATTCTCCAGCCCGACCGCGGTGAAGACCTGGCTGGCCACGCTGGCATTCGTGCTGGCACTGGCTCAACTGTTCTCGGCGGCGGCGCTGTACGGCAAGATCCGCCCGCTGGCGCAGGCGTCGTGGCCCGGACCCGTGCACGTCTGGTCGGGGCGGCTGGCCGTGCTGACCACCGTCCCGGTTGCGGTGCACTGCCTGTACGCCCTGGGATACCAGGATTCGACCACCCGGGTGCTGCTGCATTCGCTGTTCGGCTGCTTCTTCTACGGCGCGTTCGTGGCGAAGATGCTGTTGCTCACCCGCAAGGGCTTGCCCGGATGGGTCATCCCGATCGCGGGCGGGGTGGTGTTCAGCGGACTAACCTTCGTGTGGCTGACCTCAGCGCTCTGGTTCTTCCTCAACAACGGCCTGACCTTCTAA
- the acs gene encoding acetate--CoA ligase codes for MTSATDHATAAFEPTPEFTAAANAGAALYDSAATDRLEFWAEQARRLHWEQPWSRVLDWSGAPVAKWFVDGKLNVAYNCVDRHVLAGHGGQVAIHWEGEPGDSRDLTYNELLAEVSRAANYLTELGLEAGDRVAIYMPMVPEAIVAMLACARLGLTHSVVFAGFSPTALRQRVDDAGARLIITTDGQWRRGTAAPLKAAVDEALGTDPTTVEHVLVVRRTEIEVPWTQDRDLWWHDTVGQASPEHQAQPFDAEHPLFILYTSGTTGKPKGILHTTGGYLTQAAYTHHNVFDHKPGQDIYWCTADIGWVTGHTYIVYGPLANRTTQIVYEGTPNHPDEHRHWNIIEKYGVTIYYTAPTLVRTFMKWGKEIPAAHDLSSLRVLGSVGEPINPEAWRWYRENIGANRTPIVDTWWQTETGSIMISPLPGITATKPGAAMAALPGISAKVVDDDGAVLDQGSGLLVLDEPWPSMLRGIWGDMDRFRETYWDRFASEGWYFAGDGAKLDADGDLWVLGRVDDVMNVSGHRISTAEVESALVGHSGVAEAAVVGATDATTGQAIVAFVILTAEAKNTGAELVAELKAEVSRGISPIARPREIHVVPELPKTRSGKIMRRLLRDVAEGRELGDTSTLVDPKVFESIAKS; via the coding sequence GTGACCAGCGCAACCGACCACGCCACCGCGGCCTTCGAGCCCACCCCGGAGTTCACTGCGGCCGCCAACGCCGGTGCGGCCCTGTACGACTCGGCCGCGACCGATCGGCTCGAGTTCTGGGCCGAGCAGGCGCGCAGGTTGCACTGGGAGCAACCGTGGTCGCGGGTGCTGGACTGGTCTGGTGCACCGGTGGCGAAGTGGTTCGTCGACGGCAAACTCAACGTCGCCTACAACTGTGTGGACCGGCACGTACTCGCCGGGCACGGCGGCCAAGTCGCCATCCACTGGGAAGGCGAACCCGGCGATTCCCGCGACCTCACCTACAACGAGTTGCTCGCCGAAGTCTCCCGAGCCGCAAACTATCTCACCGAACTCGGGCTCGAAGCCGGAGACCGGGTCGCGATCTACATGCCGATGGTGCCCGAGGCGATCGTCGCCATGCTGGCGTGCGCCCGGCTCGGATTGACGCACTCGGTGGTCTTCGCCGGGTTCTCCCCCACCGCGCTACGCCAACGCGTCGACGACGCCGGTGCGCGACTGATCATCACCACCGACGGCCAATGGCGGCGCGGGACCGCGGCCCCACTGAAAGCCGCCGTGGACGAAGCACTCGGCACTGACCCGACAACCGTCGAACACGTACTCGTAGTGCGGCGCACCGAGATCGAAGTGCCCTGGACCCAAGACCGCGACCTGTGGTGGCACGACACCGTCGGCCAAGCCTCCCCCGAACACCAAGCACAACCCTTCGACGCCGAACACCCGCTGTTCATCCTCTACACCTCCGGCACCACCGGAAAACCCAAAGGCATCCTGCACACCACCGGCGGCTACCTCACCCAAGCCGCCTACACCCACCACAACGTCTTCGACCACAAACCAGGACAAGACATCTACTGGTGCACCGCCGACATCGGCTGGGTCACCGGACACACCTACATCGTCTACGGACCACTGGCCAACCGCACCACCCAAATCGTCTACGAAGGCACCCCCAACCACCCCGACGAACACCGCCACTGGAACATCATCGAAAAATACGGCGTCACCATCTACTACACCGCCCCCACCCTGGTACGCACCTTCATGAAATGGGGCAAAGAGATCCCCGCCGCCCACGACCTGTCCTCCCTGCGCGTCCTCGGCTCGGTCGGCGAACCCATCAACCCCGAAGCCTGGCGCTGGTACCGAGAAAACATCGGCGCCAACCGCACCCCGATCGTCGACACCTGGTGGCAAACCGAAACCGGATCGATCATGATCTCCCCACTGCCCGGCATCACCGCCACCAAACCAGGCGCCGCCATGGCCGCGTTGCCCGGCATCAGCGCCAAGGTCGTCGACGACGACGGCGCGGTCCTGGACCAGGGCTCGGGTCTGCTGGTGCTGGACGAGCCGTGGCCGTCCATGCTGCGCGGCATCTGGGGCGATATGGATCGCTTCCGCGAAACCTACTGGGACCGTTTCGCTTCCGAGGGCTGGTACTTCGCCGGTGACGGCGCGAAGCTGGATGCCGACGGTGACCTGTGGGTGCTCGGGCGCGTGGACGACGTCATGAACGTCTCGGGCCACCGCATCTCCACCGCCGAAGTCGAATCGGCACTCGTCGGGCACTCCGGCGTCGCCGAAGCCGCCGTCGTCGGCGCGACCGACGCGACCACCGGCCAAGCCATCGTGGCCTTCGTCATCCTGACCGCCGAGGCGAAGAACACCGGCGCCGAACTGGTCGCGGAACTGAAAGCCGAAGTCTCGCGCGGAATCAGCCCGATCGCCCGGCCGCGCGAAATCCACGTCGTCCCGGAACTCCCGAAGACCCGCAGCGGCAAGATCATGCGGCGCCTGCTCCGCGACGTGGCGGAGGGGCGCGAACTCGGCGACACCTCGACCTTGGTGGACCCCAAGGTCTTCGAGTCCATCGCCAAGAGCTGA
- a CDS encoding Rieske (2Fe-2S) protein: protein MTIPELNRRTAVAGAGALVAAATLTACSTYGKDDAPDPAKTEPAAPGTSGANGAGGIAKTADIPVGGGKIIGSTVLTQPAAGQFVGLDATCTHAGCKVNEIAGGTINCPCHGSKFNLDGSVANGPATRPLKTKSVRVEGDSIVEG, encoded by the coding sequence ATGACCATCCCTGAGCTGAACCGCCGCACGGCAGTGGCCGGAGCGGGTGCGCTGGTCGCCGCCGCGACGTTGACCGCGTGCTCCACCTACGGCAAGGACGATGCACCCGACCCGGCGAAAACCGAGCCCGCGGCACCGGGTACCTCCGGGGCGAACGGGGCCGGCGGCATCGCCAAGACCGCCGACATCCCGGTCGGCGGCGGCAAGATCATCGGCAGCACCGTGCTGACGCAGCCGGCCGCGGGCCAGTTCGTCGGGCTGGACGCCACCTGCACGCACGCCGGGTGCAAGGTCAACGAGATCGCCGGCGGCACCATCAACTGCCCGTGCCACGGCAGCAAGTTCAACCTCGACGGGTCGGTGGCCAACGGCCCGGCGACCCGCCCGCTGAAGACGAAAAGCGTTCGGGTGGAAGGCGATTCGATCGTCGAAGGTTAG
- a CDS encoding MDR family MFS transporter, which yields MRADISAPPTGGKTPTVIRLLVLATFVVILNETIMINAIPSLMHDLEVDEQAAQWVSTAFMLTMAAIIPITGWFLQRVTTRKAYAIAMGVFLAGTALSAVAPTFAILLLGRVIQAGGTAVMMPLLMTTLMTVVAEADRGKVMGNVTLAISVAPAMGPVISGVVLNWASWRWLFVLVLPIAGAVTYLGYRKLEDVGEPQTGDIDWASVAFAALGFGGLIYGLSKFSPDNVVSPVLMVVAGIALVAVFTLRQLKLQRVGSPLMDLRVLLAGTYTKGLILMSIAFLAMLGSMMLLPLYLQNLRHLSALETGLLVMPGGLAMGLLGPTVGKIFDRFGGRVLVIPGSIGITAALAGFTQISMSMPYWQLLALHIVLMVSLAAVFTPVFTLGLGALPPNLYSHGSSMLGTLQQVSAAFGTALVITVMATRTKSLVEGGTEPVAAQLDGMRVAFGISAALSVVVIIMAVLLPARAAGHGHDAPEIEDETRAPELVKD from the coding sequence ATGCGCGCCGACATATCCGCCCCGCCAACGGGCGGAAAAACGCCGACAGTCATTCGGTTGCTGGTGCTCGCGACCTTCGTGGTGATCCTCAACGAAACCATCATGATCAACGCGATCCCCAGCCTGATGCACGACCTGGAGGTCGACGAGCAGGCCGCGCAGTGGGTATCCACCGCGTTCATGCTCACCATGGCGGCGATCATTCCGATCACCGGCTGGTTCCTGCAGCGGGTCACCACGCGTAAGGCCTATGCCATCGCGATGGGCGTCTTCCTGGCGGGCACCGCGCTGTCCGCGGTCGCGCCCACCTTCGCGATTCTGCTGCTGGGCCGGGTCATCCAGGCCGGCGGCACCGCGGTGATGATGCCGCTGCTGATGACCACGCTGATGACGGTGGTCGCCGAAGCGGATCGCGGCAAGGTGATGGGCAATGTCACCCTGGCCATCTCGGTCGCCCCGGCGATGGGTCCGGTCATCTCCGGTGTGGTCCTGAACTGGGCTTCGTGGCGCTGGCTTTTCGTGCTGGTGCTGCCGATCGCCGGTGCGGTCACCTACCTGGGCTACCGCAAGCTGGAAGATGTCGGCGAGCCGCAGACCGGTGATATCGATTGGGCCAGTGTGGCGTTCGCGGCGCTGGGCTTCGGCGGTCTGATCTACGGCTTGAGCAAGTTCTCGCCCGACAATGTCGTCTCGCCCGTGCTGATGGTGGTCGCCGGTATCGCGCTGGTCGCGGTGTTCACGCTCCGCCAGCTCAAGCTGCAGCGTGTCGGATCGCCGCTGATGGATCTGCGGGTCCTGTTGGCCGGCACCTACACCAAGGGCCTGATCCTGATGTCGATCGCCTTCCTGGCGATGCTCGGCTCGATGATGCTGCTCCCGCTGTACCTGCAGAACCTGCGGCATCTCTCGGCCCTGGAAACAGGTCTGCTGGTCATGCCGGGTGGTCTGGCCATGGGTCTGCTCGGGCCCACCGTCGGCAAGATCTTCGACCGCTTCGGCGGCCGCGTCCTGGTGATTCCCGGCTCGATCGGCATCACCGCCGCGCTGGCCGGTTTCACCCAGATCTCCATGTCCATGCCGTACTGGCAGCTGCTGGCGCTGCACATCGTGCTGATGGTGTCGCTCGCCGCGGTATTCACCCCGGTGTTCACCCTGGGTCTGGGTGCGCTGCCGCCGAACCTGTACTCACACGGCAGCTCCATGCTGGGCACCCTGCAGCAGGTCTCCGCGGCCTTCGGCACGGCGCTGGTGATCACGGTCATGGCGACCCGCACCAAGTCGCTCGTCGAGGGCGGCACCGAGCCGGTCGCGGCACAGCTCGACGGCATGCGAGTGGCCTTCGGGATCTCCGCGGCCCTGTCGGTGGTCGTGATCATCATGGCCGTGCTGCTGCCGGCCCGCGCCGCCGGCCACGGTCACGACGCGCCCGAGATCGAGGACGAAACGCGCGCACCGGAATTGGTCAAGGACTGA
- a CDS encoding proline racemase family protein, translated as MHSSMIISAIDTHTEGMPTRVVTSGIGTIPGETMGQRREYFIEHLDGLRTLLVHEPRGHASMSAAILQPATTGDGHYGVLFIEVSGLLPMCGHGTIGVATALVEAGMVPVTEPVTEVRLDTPAGRVVATVQVTAGHADSVTLRNVPSYCDSLGNELEVPGVGTVRYDLAFGGNFYAIVDLGQLGLPFDRAQQARILDTGLRIMKAVNEFRRPVHLEDDRIAGCKHVLFLDPASEPAHTRNAMAIHPGWFDRSPCGTGTSALLARQHARGLLAGDQELRNDSFVGTTFYARAVETTTVGGRPAIVPTITGRAWLTGTANYLLDPSDPFPEGFVF; from the coding sequence ATGCACAGCAGCATGATCATCTCCGCCATCGACACCCACACCGAGGGCATGCCGACCCGGGTGGTGACCAGCGGGATCGGCACCATTCCCGGCGAGACGATGGGGCAGCGGCGCGAATACTTCATCGAGCACCTCGACGGACTGCGCACACTGCTCGTCCACGAACCGCGCGGTCACGCCTCGATGAGCGCGGCGATCCTGCAACCGGCGACCACCGGCGACGGGCACTACGGCGTGCTGTTCATCGAGGTCAGTGGGCTGCTGCCGATGTGCGGTCACGGCACCATCGGAGTCGCGACCGCGCTGGTCGAGGCGGGCATGGTTCCGGTCACCGAGCCGGTCACCGAGGTTCGGCTCGATACTCCGGCGGGGCGGGTCGTGGCGACGGTGCAGGTGACCGCGGGGCACGCGGATTCGGTCACGCTACGTAACGTGCCCAGCTACTGCGACAGCCTCGGCAACGAACTGGAAGTGCCCGGCGTCGGCACGGTGCGCTACGACCTGGCCTTTGGCGGAAACTTCTACGCCATAGTCGATCTCGGTCAGCTCGGGCTGCCGTTCGATCGTGCGCAGCAGGCCCGGATCCTCGACACCGGCTTACGAATCATGAAGGCCGTGAACGAGTTCCGCCGTCCGGTGCACCTGGAGGACGACCGGATCGCCGGATGCAAACACGTCCTGTTCCTGGACCCCGCCTCCGAACCCGCGCACACCCGCAACGCGATGGCCATCCATCCGGGCTGGTTCGACCGATCCCCGTGCGGCACCGGCACTTCCGCACTGCTGGCGCGCCAGCACGCGCGCGGGCTGCTCGCCGGGGACCAGGAACTACGCAACGACTCCTTCGTCGGCACCACGTTCTACGCGCGCGCTGTCGAAACCACCACGGTCGGCGGTCGTCCCGCCATCGTGCCCACCATTACCGGCCGCGCCTGGCTGACGGGGACCGCGAACTATCTGCTCGACCCCTCGGACCCGTTCCCCGAGGGCTTCGTTTTCTGA
- a CDS encoding RluA family pseudouridine synthase: MRETRSMPVPDGLDGMRVDAGLSRLLGLSRTAVATLAEDGSVQLDGVAAGKSDRLVGGAWLEVEFPEPKRELTIEAEPVEGMRILYADDDIVAVDKPVGVAAHTGVGWTGPTVVGGLAAAGYRISTSGAHERQGIVHRLDVGTSGVMVVAQSEHAYTVLKRAFKQRTVEKRYHALVQGHPDPSSGTIDAPIGRARGNDWKFAVTSDGRPSVTHYDTIEAFQAASLLDIHLETGRTHQIRVHFSAIRHPCCGDLTYGADPRLAERLGLERQWLHAKTLGFHHPADGRWLEIESEYPADLKNALGVLRNA; the protein is encoded by the coding sequence ATGAGAGAGACACGGTCTATGCCGGTGCCGGACGGGCTCGACGGCATGCGGGTGGACGCGGGGTTGTCCCGGTTGCTCGGGTTGTCCCGGACCGCGGTGGCGACGCTCGCCGAGGACGGCTCGGTGCAGCTCGACGGCGTGGCCGCGGGCAAGTCGGATCGTCTGGTCGGCGGCGCGTGGCTGGAGGTCGAGTTCCCCGAACCCAAGCGGGAACTGACCATCGAGGCGGAGCCGGTGGAGGGGATGCGAATCCTGTACGCCGACGACGACATCGTGGCGGTGGACAAGCCGGTCGGCGTGGCCGCGCACACCGGCGTCGGCTGGACCGGGCCGACCGTGGTGGGCGGGCTGGCTGCGGCCGGATACCGGATCTCCACCTCGGGCGCCCATGAGCGCCAAGGGATTGTGCATCGGCTCGACGTCGGCACCTCCGGGGTGATGGTGGTCGCGCAATCCGAGCACGCGTACACCGTGTTGAAGCGGGCTTTCAAACAGCGCACGGTCGAGAAGCGGTATCACGCTCTGGTGCAGGGGCATCCGGATCCCTCCAGTGGCACCATCGATGCGCCGATCGGCCGGGCGCGGGGCAACGACTGGAAGTTCGCGGTGACCTCGGACGGGCGGCCGAGTGTCACCCATTACGACACGATCGAGGCGTTCCAGGCGGCGAGCCTGCTCGATATTCACCTGGAAACCGGTCGGACACACCAGATTCGGGTGCATTTCTCGGCGATCCGGCATCCCTGCTGTGGTGATCTCACCTATGGCGCGGATCCGCGGCTGGCCGAACGGCTCGGGCTGGAGCGGCAGTGGCTGCACGCGAAGACGCTGGGGTTCCATCATCCGGCGGACGGGCGGTGGCTGGAGATCGAATCCGAGTACCCCGCCGATCTGAAGAACGCGCTGGGCGTCTTGCGTAATGCCTGA